CTCAAACATTCAAAGTGCACTTTTGCACAACCATTTGTTAGATATTTGGGCCATGTCATCTCTTCTGTAGAGGTTTCAGTTGAGAATGATAAGATACATTGCATATTGTCTTGGCCACTCCCGACTACAGTTAAAGAGTTGAGAGGTTTTCTTGGTTTAGCCGGTTACTACCGAAAATTTGTGAAGGATTTTGGTAAAACCATTGCACCTTTAAGACAATTACTAAAGAAAGATGCCTTTATTTGGAATGACAAGGCCACTGTCGCATTCAAGATGTTGCAACATCCTCTCACTACAACTCCAGTTCTGGCACTTCCAGATTTTACAAAAGAATTTGTGTTGGAAAGTGATGCCTCTGGGAATGTCAATGGGGATGTTTTAGTGCAATCACATAAAACAATTGTATTCTTTAATAAACCTCTTTCGGGAAAAATTTTAAATCTCTCTATTTATGACAAATAGATGTTAGAGGTTGTTTCTACAGTTCAAAAATGACACCCACACTTGCTTGGAAGACACTTAAAAAATATATACGGATCATCTCAGCCTCAAGTTCTTTTTGGATCAGAAATTGTCTTCAATAGAACAATAGAAGTGGTTATTCAAATTGTTAGGTTATGATTATGAGATCATTTTCCATCGTGGAAATGAGAACCCTGCAGCCGATGCACTATCAAGATGTACAAACGCATATTTTCATATATCTACACCTATTTTTTCTGGTGTTGATGACATTAACCGAGAATGTCATAATGATGCAGACTTGACAGCTCTAATTCAAAGGCTATGACAAGATGCAAGCTGCAAGGCACATTTCTCTTATATTGATGGTCTATTGCGTTACAAAGATCACATAATTGTGCCATCAACCTCTGCATGGTGTGTTAAGCTGCTTGAAGAGTTTCATTCTAAGCCTATTGGTGGCCATTCTAGATACTTGAGAACTTACAAGCAactgtaacaaaaaaaattacTGGAAAGGGATGAAGAAATCGATAAAGGATTTTATTTCTAAATGTGATACTTGTCAGCCCAATAAGTCAGGGTCGATAGCTCCACCTGGTCTTTTGAATCCTCTTCCTATTCCCGCTGATATATGTTTAGATGTTTCGATAgactttgttgatggatttccaaCTTCTCATCGAAAGAATTCGATTCTCGTGATAGTGGATCGATTATATAAATAGGCACATTTTATACCTCTCACACATCCGTATACTGCCAGTTCAGTGACTGAGATTTTTGTACGCGATATTGTACATCTTCATGGCATGCCAAAGAGCATTGTCAGTGACCGCGATCCAATATTTATCAGTAATTTTTGGGAAGCCTACTTTGCTTTACAGAACACCAAGTTGTGTCGTAGTTCTACATATCATCCACAATCTGATGGGAAAATTGAGGTTACAAATCGTACTTTGGAATGTTACTTACGCTATTTTTATAGAACAATGCCTAGTGATTGGGCAAAGTGGTTACCATGGgaagaatggtggtataacaccatTTTTCACTCTGCTATTCAGATCACACCGTAACAAGCAGTGTACAGTCGACCACCACCTACAATATCATCGTATTTACCAGGATCCACTTCTGTTCACGCTGTCGATTCTAATTTGAAGGCAAGAGATTACACTTTAAAGCTTCTGAAGTCACATTTACAAGCCGCTCAAGAAATAATGAAGAACTATGTTGATACCAATCGTAAGAGCGAAGTTTTGCTATTAATGATTTGGTTTTTCTTCGTCTACAATCTTACAAACAAAAAACTGTCGCTTCTCAggcatattctaaactctctccGAAATTTTATGGACCTTTTTGTGTTTTGGAGAAAATTGGACCGGTTGCTTTTCGGTTGGAACTACCTATTACAAGTGGAATTCATCCAGTATTTCATGTTTCGCAGCTGAAACTGAAACTTGGTTCGACCAATACTATTGATACTAATCTGCCAGTTACAGTTTACTATGCATATTGGGAACCATAAATCATTTTAGAGCGTCGAATATTCAAGAAAGCGAATCATGCAGGCACTAAATGATTGGTTAAGTAGAAGGATCATTCGGCAGAAGAAGCTACTTTGGAGGATGCTGATAAGTTGCTGTTACATTTTCCGGATATTGATGCTTGAGGAAAAGTAAAATTTTCATGCAGGGAGGGATGTTGTGATGCCAACTCCTAAAAAATCTAGTTTTCCTTATTTAGTTTTACTTTGTTTAAATTTTCTTATTTAGTTGAACTTATTTAATTCAACATCTTTATTGCTTGATCAACAAGCTTAGTAGATATAAATATTTGGTTTCGAGTTGTAAAGAACATCAATCAATAAAAACTCaagttttacttttatttttcttctcaagCTGGTGGCTAACCCCCAATTCAAAGGGTTTATCCGGTTCTTTTTCTTGTGTCAAAGCTTTCTTCAGCGTTAAAAGGTCAAGGACCCTAACATATATATTGATCAGTTTTAACCCATTCTTGGTATTCAGGATTTGGGATTGATTTGTTTGTGATTGGatctagagtttttttttttgaagataaatGGATTGATAAAACAGAGAGGACCTAATCGTTTGATTCAGTCTCATCTGTAACCAATTCAGTGTGAATTGTTCTTCCGATGACTGAATCTCTTAGATTAGTTTATTCTGAAAGAATTACAATAGAGTTACTAAGAGTACATAGTTCATAAGATTTttcagtatcaaaagcaattgaaGGAATTAAGAACAGGGGGATCGTTATAGCCAAGGCTGATGTCTAATGTTCTTCTTCCCATTCTTTGCTAAGAGGTCAGCTACTTTGTTAGCTTTTCTGTCAACGAAATTGAAACCCAAAAAGTGTGTTAAGTTTGCTGTTTGTTTCCTGACTTCCTCCAATATTGCCAGACTTTGCCATGGGATTGTTgaatcttttccttgtaaatgctTTATGATTGCTTGATTGTCTCCCTCAATGACCAGATGTTGTAAGTTGTTTGTGATGGCCCAATTTGTAGCTTGCAGGAGAGTTAGAGCTTCTGCTTCTTCAGCAGTGGAAGTTCTGAAGATTACTGATTCTGCTGCTTTTAAAGTTCCTGTCCGGTTGCGAATCACAAATCCAAAACCTGCATTAGTATTTTCAGAAATGCAAGAAGCATCACAGTTTATCTTAACAGTGTTCACTTCTGGGAATTTCCAGTAAGGTATCGGTTTTATGTGTCTGACTTGTGATTGGGCCAAAGTATGCAGACGTGTTAGATGCCAGTAATCATAATGACGTGTTATATCCAAGGCAAGTTGTTCAGGAGTTATAGATTTATCCTCAAAGATTTTAAGAAACCTctctttccatataaaccaacaTTTGGTTGCAACAGGAGCCTTTGAGATTGAATTAATATCACATGCTATCCATTCATTATATTTATGCAAGAAAGTATTATGAGAGTTTAAAGTTTGAGTTACTCCCTGTGAGGCCATTGGCTGAAGACTCCAAACTTCCTTTGCATAATCACAATCAAAAAAGAGGTGATAAGTAGATTCAACAACACTATTACAGAAGACACACATTTTATCAATAGACCTGATCTTTTGTCTAGTTGGTAATGCATCTTATAAGCATTTCCATATAAACAATTTAATCCTCTGATAAGTATCCATGGCCCAGACTCCTTTCCAAAACTTTTTTGTTTTGGAAGGAACTGAGCTTGAAGAATCAGAGAGTTTTGCATAAAGAGTTTTAACCGAGAATTCTCCATTCTTTGTTAATGTCCACCTAAGTTTGTCCCTTTTCAGACTTCCCTCATTTGTAGTGTAAAGTCTAATGGTTGTAATTTCCTGCACGGTTGAGTTGTCAAATAAAGAATGTAACATATCAGTGTTTCACTTTTGTGTGTTTGAGTCAATGAGCTCAGACACAAGTGTTATAGTTGTGTTTCTAGAAGGAAAGGACTCTGCCAAGGTCTCCCCTCTAGCTGGAATCCATTTATCTTCCCAAAGATTTATTAGCATACCATTACCTACTTCCCCAGATGCTATACTTTTTAATGGGTGCTATTCCTTGTAGGATgcacttccaaatccaagaagccTGAGATTTCTTCTTAGAGTGTAAATCTCCTGGTTTTTTAAAGTATTTACCCTTGAAAATTTGAGATCACAGGTCATCAGGGTTACTAACTAGTCTCCAAGCTATTCTACTGATCATAGCTTGGTTGACTTTTTTTGCTTCTTTAAAGCCTAGAACCCCTTGGTCTATAGGGTTACATAAAAAATCAAAAGACTTTATGTTATTTATTCTTTTAGTTATCTTTTTTGGAAGGACAAAACAACCCATGCTAAAAATGGGCATGCTAGAAAGAACAACTTTGTTCAAGACAATTTTACTTGGTTTAGACAAGATCTTTCCAAGccaggtttttattttttgttccattttttcaaTAATATTTTCAAAAGCTTTCAGTTTTGATCTATCTATGAACAATGGTACTCCTAGATGTGTATCctttatgttatttttctttaTCTTCATTAATCTACAGATTATGCCTATGTGTTTATTATGCACTTTTTTGCTGAAAAAAGACCAGAGTTTTCGAAATTTATGACTTATCCTGATGCTGCACTAAAAGTATGTATGGCTTCTAACAAGTTCTTACAACTTCCTAAGTATGCCTTAGTGAATAGAAGCGGATCATCTACacagtgccccatgaatactcatgaacctcctccaagggatccaagtattTTAAGTGGTTCATATGCACCCGGTTACCATTAGAGCCAGGTAATATTGCGATGCCCAAGAGGAACAACAGATAAGCAGCGATAGTGTGATGAATTTGTTCGGCATTCAATTCCTTGCCCAACGTATGCCCAAACAATTCTCTGAGCTTGACGACTTTAATAATCTTTGTCATGGTATTCTTTGACAGGTACATATTTGCTTTTGTCGTTTCctcgtcccaaccaaacaactttttagtcatCTCATAGATCTTGGACCATTCTAGGGTCTTACCGTCATCTTATTTCTTAACGGCTTTTCCAAGGATCTATAGACCTAAtattctttggacatcttcagggataatggtcatatcgccaaaaggaaaatgcatggtatcagttgaagcaaaaaacctctccaagaaGCAATTCGCCGTCACTTGATCAGTGGCACATAATTTTCTACCAcgggatacaacccagatgctctTACTGCCGCTTGAACAGCCCCACACTCCCCTTCCAAATCCCATGTATCCATTTGTTGATGGCGGCAAACACGGTAGGCTTTCTTTTGGTCCTATCCAAACATACCAAACAAACTTCAATTCACGGGATGtcatatataaacaatataataacaagatgcaaacgtcttacataagttgaatagatccaacgagcccaagaTTCCTTGTAGTCAAATAAGAGTTTCGGAACTCTCGGCTGACCCCAGTGTTAGCCATCATTGCGttctggaatcatgtcatatgtTTTTGGGAGTTACTTTGGTGGgtccttttc
This DNA window, taken from Papaver somniferum cultivar HN1 chromosome 3, ASM357369v1, whole genome shotgun sequence, encodes the following:
- the LOC113359256 gene encoding uncharacterized protein LOC113359256, whose amino-acid sequence is MCVFCNSVVESTYHLFFDCDYAKEVWSLQPMASQGVTQTLNSHNTFLHKYNEWIACDINSISKAPVATKCWFIWKERFLKIFEDKSITPEQLALDITRHYDYWHLTRLHTLAQSQVRHIKPIPYWKFPEVNTVKINCDASCISENTNAGFGFVIRNRTGTLKAAESVIFRTSTAEEAEALTLLQATNWAITNNLQHLVIEGDNQAIIKHLQGKDSTIPWQSLAILEEVRKQTANLTHFLGFNFVDRKANKVADLLAKNGKKNIRHQPWL